A genomic window from Silene latifolia isolate original U9 population chromosome Y, ASM4854445v1, whole genome shotgun sequence includes:
- the LOC141631919 gene encoding protein FAR1-RELATED SEQUENCE 1-like codes for MDQQRHTQKKIDNCNRHTFPVISTHLAIEVHGAQVYSRRVFEEFQEEVKYSIGTCKSRGFTECYSLEVTTVRDANRDKNYEVTYCPDTLKATCSCRMLERKGILCRHFIWIYSSNGVKIIPEQCVVKRWCKDAELSKMFDYNGEATEDVDIIDGKQITMSVMWLEIHQTVGMLMGKLKNDVDNFSSLIRQFKEKLSPLKSPLNKQQQLEKILGCSPSQEITILPPKKSKNKGSGKRMLSMKEKAVALARKPKHIKLPGRQLVAVGITMYFVEVFSIGRNSYNVQHENVQFFTLDYYDNLCS; via the exons ATGGACCAGCAAAGACACACACAGAAAAAGATTGACAACTGTAACAGACACACTTTCCCTGTAATATCAACGCATCTAGCTATCGAAGTGCACGGGGCACAAGTGTACAGTCGTAGAGTATTCGAGGAATTTCAAGAAGAGGTCAAGTACTCAATCGGTACTTGTAAAAGCAGAGGATTTACTGAGTGTTACTCTTTAGAGGTGACCACTGTAAGAGATGCAAACAGGGACAAAAATTATGAGGTCACATACTGCCCAG ATACATTGAAAGCCACTTGTAGCTGCAGAATGCTTGAGAGGAAAGGCATTCTTTGTCGGCATTTTATATGGATTTACTCATCAAACGGAGTGAAGATTATTCCAGAACAATGTGTTGTTAAAAGATGGTGTAAAGATGCAGAGTTGTCTAAAATGTTCGATTATAATGGTGAAGCAACTGAGGACGttgatataatagatggaaaaCAGATTACGATGTCAGTAATGTGGTTAGAGATTCATCAGACAGTTGGTATGCTCATGGGCAAATTGAAGAATGATGTCGACAACTTTTCTAGTCTAATTAGACAGTTTAAGGAGAAACTTTCACCATTAAAATCACCATTGAATAAACAACAACAGTTGGAGAAAATTCTTGGTTGTTCTCCTAGTCAGGAGATAACCATTTTGCCGCCCAAGAAATCCAAAAACAAGGGAAGCGGAAAGAGAATGTTGTCGATGAAGGAAAAAGCAGTTGCTTTGGCAAGGAAACCAAAAC ACATCAAACTGCCAGGAAGGCAACTGGTCGCCGTTGGTATTACAATGTATTTTGTTGAAGTATTTTCAATTGGACGAAACAGTTATAATGTGCAACACGAGAACGTTCAATTTTTCACTCTTGACTATTatgacaatttatgttcttag